In Bradyrhizobium sp. 195, the sequence GCCAGATCTCCTGGCTGGAGCGATGATGCTGCTCTTCGGTGGTGCGGATGAAGCGGTCGAACGACACGTTCAGGCGCTCGTCCATCTCCTTGAAGCGGCCGGCATTGCGCGTGGCGAGCGAGGAGACGGACATGTTCTCACCGGCGGCCGTCTGAACCATTTTCTGGCCGTGCTCGTCGGTGCCGGTCAGGAAGAACACGTCCTTGCCGTCAAGCCGTGCAAAACGTGCGAGCACGTCGGTCGCGATCGCCTCATAAGCGTGGCCGATATGCGGGCTGCCGTTGGGATAGGCGATCGCGGTCGTGATGTAGAAGACGTTGTCGCGCGCCGGGGCGGCAATCGGCGCTGCGGCTTGCGGAGCTGCGACGGGCTTCGGCGCAGGCGGTGCCTTGGGTTTAGAGATCTTGGGTTCAGAGATCTTGGGTTTTGATATCTCGGATTTTGAAATCTCGGATTTCGAGACCTTGGGCTTCACGGCTTTCGGGGGCACGGCAACAGGCGCCGGCGCAGCGGCAACGGCAGGCGCACTCACCTTCGCCTTCTTGGCCACTTTCTTCGCCGGAGCCTTGGCTGGCTTTTTGGCCGCCTTCTTTACCGTCTTCTTGGCGACGGCCTGCTTCTTTGCGACTTTCTTCCCGGCCTTCTTCGCCGTCTTCGCGACGCTCTTCTTCACGCCCTTCTTGGCGGCGACCTTCTTGGTCTTCTTGACGGCCTTGCTGGCGCGCGCCTTCACAGCCTTCTTCGTGGCTTTTTTCGCAGCTTTCTTGCTGCCCTTGGCTTTGACGGTTTTCTTAGCTCGCGTTGCCACGACGAATTCCTTTTACCGGCTTCTCGAAATTTGGAAACAAACCTGCGTTCGGTTATTGTTTGAGCATGATCCTCTCGGAAAACCGCTGCACACTTTTCCGGATCATGCTCTAGCGCGTTGCGTCCGCCAGCCAGCCGAACACCGAGAAAACCAAGGGCTTTCGCTCCAGATTGTAGGTTTCGGTGTCGCGCGCGGCGCGGACGATCTTTTCCCATACCTCGGCTAGGCGCGCAAGGCGCGGCAGGTTCTGGTTGGCATTGGCCTCGTCCGCATGCAGGCGTTCCGCGATCCAGCGATCGATGCCGTCGATGAAGGCGGCAAGTGCGACACGATCGCTGGTGCCGAGCGAATCGCCGAGCGTGTGCAATTCGCGCGGATCGACCTGCGGCAGGCGCGCGAGCAGCGCCGCCGTGCGCTGCTGAAGTTTCAGGGCATCGCCGCCGAGCAGTGTCAGGGCCCTTGCAACGCTGCCCTCGGAGGCCTCCGCCACCTCGCGCAGCGCAGGATCGCTCGGATCGAGCTCTGCCGCCGAAGCCGCCGCGCCGATCACGTCATCCGTGGCGAGCGGCCGCAGACGCAGCTTGCGGCAGCGCGACTGGATCGTGGCGAGCACGCGCGCGGGCGCGTGGCTCACCAGAAGAAACAACGATCGCTGCGGCGGCTCCTCGAGAATCTTAAGAAGCGCGTTGGCCGCGTTTGGATTGAGTTCGTCGACGGTGTCCACGATGCAGACACGCCAGCCTTCGGCGGCGGCCGTCGAGCCGAAGAAGCTGATGGTCTCGCGCGTCTCGTCTACAGTGATCACGGTGCGCATCACGCCGCGGTCGTTGGCGGTGCGCTCCAGCGTCAAGAGGCCGCCATGCGAGCCGGCCGCAACCTGCCGCGCCACGGCGTCATCGGCATTGATCGCAAGGTTCTCGGCGCGCTGCACGGACTCCGCCAGCGGCTGGCCGTGGGCGAGCACGAAGCGCGCCATACGATAGGCCAGCGTCGCCTTGCCGATCCCTTGCGGGCCACCGATCAGCCAGGCATGCGGGATGCGTCCGCTGCGATAGGCCGCGAGCAGCGCCGTCTCGGCCTCGCGATGGCCGAACAGACGGCTCGTCTCGCGCGGATGTGGACTGGCGCTTTCGCGCTCGGTCTGACGTGGGCTCATGCGGAAATCACCGAGGCCGGCGTGGGCAGCAGACGATCGCGCAGCGCCGTCCAGACTCGTGCCGCAACCGTATCCGGGTCGGAATTGGCGTCGATCAGCACGCAGCGCGCGGGTTCGTCCGCAGCGATCTTGCGATAGGCCTCGCGCAGACCCTGATGAAAACTGAGCTTCTCGCCCTCGAACCTGTCGGGCGCGCCGTTGCCGCGGCGCGCAGCGGCGCGCTGGAGGCCGATCTCAACCGGCAGGTCGAGGATGAGGGTGAGGTCCGGCTTGAGATCGCCGATCGTGACCCGCTGCATCGCGTTGATGAGGCCGATTGGAACCTTGCCGAGGCTGCCCTGATAGGCGCGTGTCGAGTCGGCAAAACGGTCGCACAGCACCCAGGTGCCCTGGTTGAGCGCAGGCAGGATCACGGTGCGGACATGGTCATCACGTGCGGCGGCAAACAGCAGCGTCTCGGCTTCGGGTCCGAGCAGCTTGCCCATGCCGGACAGCACCAGATGACGCATGATCTCGGCACCCGGCGAGCCGCCCGGCTCGCGCGTGACCCGGATGCGGAGCTTTGCCGCCTTGAGGCGGTCGGCGAGCTTCTTGATCTGGGTCGATTTGCCGGTGCCCTCGCCGCCTTCAAAGGTGATGAAGCGTCCGCGTCCGGACGGCCGCTGTGGCGCGCTCTCACTCATGGTCAGAGCTTCTCGGCGCCTGCACGGAACATGCCGATCACGAGCTCGCTGGCGCCGTCGATCGCACGTCGCACGGTCGAGCCGGTACCGATCGCTTCGGCCGCATAGACCGGCGTCTCCACCGCGATGTTGCCGCTCCGCCAGACCTTGACCACGCCGACCCGCTGGCCGGCCTCGACCGGCGCCCGCACCGGGCCGCTATAGACGACGCGCGCAATCAGCTTGTCGCTGCCGTTCTTGTGCACCATCACCTTCACCGGGTTCTTGGCGACGAGCTTGACCGAGCGGCTCTCGCCGCCGAACACCTTGGCGTAGCCGACGGGCTGCTCGGCCGCGATCAGCGTGCGGGTTTCGAAATTGCGAAAACCCCATTCCAGCATCTTCTTGGCTTCCGTAGCACGATCCTCGGGATCTTCGAGCCCGTTGACGACGACGATCAGCCGCGTGCCGTTCTGCACCGCCGAGCCGACCATGCCGTAGCCGCCTTCCTTGGTGTAGCCGGTCTTGAGGCCGTCGGCGCCTTCCATCGAATTGAGCAGCGGATTGCGGTTGGGCTGGCGGATCTTGTTCCAGGTGTACTCCTTCTCGCCGAACAATTTGTAGAATTCGGGGAAGTCCAGGATGATGTGCCGGGCGAGGATGCCGAGTTCGCGCACCGTCATCTTGTTGCCGGAGTCGGGCAGGCCGTTGGAATTGCCGAAGGTCGACCTGGTCATGCCGAGCTCGCGGGCCCGCTTGGTCATGAAGTCGGCCGCGAAGATCCGCTCGTTGCCCGCCATGGCTTCGGCGAGCGCGATGCAGGCGTCGTTGCCGCTCTGGACGATCGCGCCGTGCAGGAGATCGTCGACCGAGACCTTGCTGTTGATGGCGGCGAACATGGTCGAGCCGCCCGAGGGCGCGCCGCCCCGGCGCCAGGCGTTCTCGCTGATCCGGTACTCGTCGGTCAGCTTGATGTCGCCCTTCTTGATGGCATTGAAGACCACCTCCGCCGTCATCAGCTTCATCATGCTGGAGGGCGCGCGCAGCTCGTCGGCGTTCTTCTCGAACAGCACGCTGCCGCTGGAGGCTTCGATCAGGATCGCGGTCGGGGCATCGCCGTCGAAGCCGGTATCGTCCGCCTTCTTGGCGCCCTGGACGCTCTGGTTGGCGGCCAGAAGCGCCCCACTCCAGCCGATACCCACAACCAGAACCGTCGCCATCAGCCCGCGCAACAGCGCTCCGGCGGTGAAGCGGGTGCGACGAAGCGAAGAAGGACGAAATGCCATGGCCAAGCCCTGAGAGCGGCGTTCTAACAGCTGGAACCGGTGCGAACAACACGAGGTTGGACGCCTGCCACGAGATTGCACGATTCTCGCCGCGCCCCTATCGTGGCGCCTCATGTTTCTCGACCAAACCCCTGAAACAAGGCGGAAAAGCGATGTCCTCCACCCGCGTGATCAAGACCAACGGCATCGATCTCTTCATCCGCGAAGCCGGCCAGGGTCCGCTGGTGGTGCTGTGCCATGGCTGGCCGGAGCTGTCCTATTCCTGGCGCCACCAGATCCCCGTGCTCGCCGAGGCCGGGTTTCACGTCGTTGCCCCCGACATGCGCGGCTACGGCCAAAGCGCCGCGCCCCCTGACGTTGCCGCCTACTCGATCTTCGACACGGTCGGCGATGTGGTCGGCCTCGTGCAGGCGCTGGGCGAGACCAAGGCGATGGTGGTCGGCCATGACTGGGGCGCGCCGGTGGCCTGGCACGCGGCGCTGTTCCGGCCCGACATCTTCACGGCCGTCGCGGGTCTGAGCGTGCCGCCGCCGTTCCGCGGCCGCGGCAAGCCGCTCGACCTGCTCCGCCAGGGCGGCGTCACCAATTTCTACTGGCAGTACTTCCAGGCGCCCGGCGTCGCCGAGGCCGAGTTGGAGCGCGACGTTGCCCGCACCATGCGCATCGTGCTTGGGGGACGGGGCCTCGCCGATCCCACCGCCGCCATGTTCGTGCAGGAGGGCAAGGGCTTTCTCAGCCACGCGACCACGGAGGAGCCCCTGCCCGGCTGGCTCAACGAGACTGATCTGGCCTATTTCACCGAAAGCTTCCGCAAGTCCGGCTTTCGCGGCGGGCTGAACTGGTACCGCAACATCGACCGCAATTGGGAGCTGACGGCGCCCTGGCAGGACGCGCAGATCCTTCAGCCCTCGCTGTTCATTGCTGGCTCGAGAGACGCCGTCATCACCGGCCTGATCGGCGGCAAGCGCGTCAACGAGCTCCAGCGCGTGCTGCCCAATCTGAAGCAAAAGCTGATCATCGAGGGCGCCGGCCATTGGGTGCAGCAGGAACGGCCCGACGAGGTGAACGCGGCGCTCGTGAGGTTCTTGAGGGAGAACGCAACCTAGTAGAGGCCGCGGCCGCTCAGGATGTTGCGAGCCTCGGCGGCGCCGTCAGCCGATGAGGGCGCGTTCTCGGCGGTGTAGCGGCCGTCCCCGTCGTAGGACACCGCGCGGGCGTTCTGGACGGCCCGGCCCCGGCTGCGGCTCGAGGCCGACATTTCCGAGGTCGCATTGAGCGAGGCCATATCGGCGGAGGTGTTGCCGAGATTATAGGGCCGCCCCTCCGGCATTGGCACGTCGCCACGAATGGCGCCGCGGCTCGATCCCGGCAATTCCGGCACGAAGGGCCTTGCGGAGGCGACCCGAACCATCGAGGGCGATGGCGCCGGAACGCCAGT encodes:
- a CDS encoding alpha/beta fold hydrolase gives rise to the protein MSSTRVIKTNGIDLFIREAGQGPLVVLCHGWPELSYSWRHQIPVLAEAGFHVVAPDMRGYGQSAAPPDVAAYSIFDTVGDVVGLVQALGETKAMVVGHDWGAPVAWHAALFRPDIFTAVAGLSVPPPFRGRGKPLDLLRQGGVTNFYWQYFQAPGVAEAELERDVARTMRIVLGGRGLADPTAAMFVQEGKGFLSHATTEEPLPGWLNETDLAYFTESFRKSGFRGGLNWYRNIDRNWELTAPWQDAQILQPSLFIAGSRDAVITGLIGGKRVNELQRVLPNLKQKLIIEGAGHWVQQERPDEVNAALVRFLRENAT
- the tmk gene encoding dTMP kinase yields the protein MSESAPQRPSGRGRFITFEGGEGTGKSTQIKKLADRLKAAKLRIRVTREPGGSPGAEIMRHLVLSGMGKLLGPEAETLLFAAARDDHVRTVILPALNQGTWVLCDRFADSTRAYQGSLGKVPIGLINAMQRVTIGDLKPDLTLILDLPVEIGLQRAAARRGNGAPDRFEGEKLSFHQGLREAYRKIAADEPARCVLIDANSDPDTVAARVWTALRDRLLPTPASVISA
- a CDS encoding DNA polymerase III subunit delta', with the protein product MSPRQTERESASPHPRETSRLFGHREAETALLAAYRSGRIPHAWLIGGPQGIGKATLAYRMARFVLAHGQPLAESVQRAENLAINADDAVARQVAAGSHGGLLTLERTANDRGVMRTVITVDETRETISFFGSTAAAEGWRVCIVDTVDELNPNAANALLKILEEPPQRSLFLLVSHAPARVLATIQSRCRKLRLRPLATDDVIGAAASAAELDPSDPALREVAEASEGSVARALTLLGGDALKLQQRTAALLARLPQVDPRELHTLGDSLGTSDRVALAAFIDGIDRWIAERLHADEANANQNLPRLARLAEVWEKIVRAARDTETYNLERKPLVFSVFGWLADATR
- a CDS encoding D-alanyl-D-alanine carboxypeptidase family protein, whose product is MAFRPSSLRRTRFTAGALLRGLMATVLVVGIGWSGALLAANQSVQGAKKADDTGFDGDAPTAILIEASSGSVLFEKNADELRAPSSMMKLMTAEVVFNAIKKGDIKLTDEYRISENAWRRGGAPSGGSTMFAAINSKVSVDDLLHGAIVQSGNDACIALAEAMAGNERIFAADFMTKRARELGMTRSTFGNSNGLPDSGNKMTVRELGILARHIILDFPEFYKLFGEKEYTWNKIRQPNRNPLLNSMEGADGLKTGYTKEGGYGMVGSAVQNGTRLIVVVNGLEDPEDRATEAKKMLEWGFRNFETRTLIAAEQPVGYAKVFGGESRSVKLVAKNPVKVMVHKNGSDKLIARVVYSGPVRAPVEAGQRVGVVKVWRSGNIAVETPVYAAEAIGTGSTVRRAIDGASELVIGMFRAGAEKL